CAATCGGTGAATCAGAATTAGCCGATAAGACGGCCCACGTGAAGGATATGACCAGTGGGGTTGAAATCACAGTGCCATTGACGACGTTGGAAGCTGATTTTGCAGCAGTTAAAAATGAACTAAAAGCACAAGAGGAGAATGCATAATGAAAACAAGAACAACTTACAGTGGTTTAGTTGATGAAACGTTTGTTGGTCAAACAGTCACATTACATGGCTGGGTTCAAAAACGTCGGAGTTTAGGTAATTTAATCTTCGTTGATTTACGTGATCGTGAAGGTTTAGTTCAATTAGTCTTTAACCAAGATAATGCTGACATCTTAACGCTTGCTAACACTTTACGTAATGAATACGTTATTGAAGTGACCGGGACGGTACAAGCGCGTGATGCAGCGGCTATTAACCCAGATATGAAGACGGGTAAGGTAGAAGTCATCGTGAGCGAATTAACGATTTTAAACGAAGCTAAAAACTTACCTTTTGAAATCAAAGATGGCATCACGACTTCTGAAGAAACCAAATTAAAGTATCGCTACCTTGATTTACGGCGGCCAGAAATGCAACAAGCAATTATTCGCCGTTCACAAATTACGCAAGCAGCCCACAAATATTTGGACAATAATGGTTTCTTAAACATCGAAACACCTGATTTAACCCGTTCAACACCAGAAGGCGCTCGTGATTACTTAGTGCCATCTCGTGTTTATCCTGGCAGTTTCTATGCCTTGCCACAATCACCACAAGTTTTCAAACAACTTTTGATGGATGCTGGTTTTGATCGTTACTACCAAATGGCCCGTTGTTTCCGTGATGAAGATTTACGGGGCGATCGTCAACCAGAATTTACACAAATCGATGTTGAAACATCATTTATGAGTGCCGAAGAAATTCAAGAACAAGCAGAAGGTATTATCAAACAAGTCATGCACGATGTTATGCAGATTGATGTGCCAACGCCATTCAAACGCATGAAATGGCAAGAAGCAATGGATCGTTACGGTTCAGATAAACCTGATATTCGTTTTGGCCTTGAAATCCAAGACTTAACTGAAATGATGAAAACTAGTTCATTTAAGGTCTTCAGTGACACTGCTAATAGTGGTAATCTGGTCCGCGCAATTGTCGTTCCAGAAGGTGCTGCTAAGTACTCACGGAAGATGTTGGACGAACAAACAGAATACATCAAACGTTACGGTGCTAAAGGGATGGCCTGGGTCAAAGTTGTTGATGGTGAATTGACAGGACCAGCTGCTAAATTCTTAAAAGAACAAGAAGCTGAATTACTTGGTGCCTTATCAGCTAA
This DNA window, taken from Latilactobacillus sakei, encodes the following:
- a CDS encoding aspartate--tRNA ligase, which gives rise to MKTRTTYSGLVDETFVGQTVTLHGWVQKRRSLGNLIFVDLRDREGLVQLVFNQDNADILTLANTLRNEYVIEVTGTVQARDAAAINPDMKTGKVEVIVSELTILNEAKNLPFEIKDGITTSEETKLKYRYLDLRRPEMQQAIIRRSQITQAAHKYLDNNGFLNIETPDLTRSTPEGARDYLVPSRVYPGSFYALPQSPQVFKQLLMDAGFDRYYQMARCFRDEDLRGDRQPEFTQIDVETSFMSAEEIQEQAEGIIKQVMHDVMQIDVPTPFKRMKWQEAMDRYGSDKPDIRFGLEIQDLTEMMKTSSFKVFSDTANSGNLVRAIVVPEGAAKYSRKMLDEQTEYIKRYGAKGMAWVKVVDGELTGPAAKFLKEQEAELLGALSAKDGDLVLFVADKFQVVCDSLGYLRKHFAHDMGLVDESQFAYLWVVDWPLFEYDEGFGRWIAAHHPFTRPNDSDIDLLETDPHKAHAQSYDIILNGYELGGGSLRIYQRDIQERMFKALGISPETYEEQFGHLLSAMDFGFPPHGGFAIGLDRFAMLLAGRDNIRDVIAFPKNSHASEPMTNAPSRVAPAQLDELGLEVEPEVEKD